In one Novosphingopyxis iocasae genomic region, the following are encoded:
- a CDS encoding cysteine desulfurase family protein — MTDPIYLDYQATTPMAPEAAEAMRRWIDAGFYNPHSAHRGGWQAAAAVEVARGQVAALMPDGGRMVFTSGATEAINMALIGAMRAAPPGRRKLVTIATEHAAVRDTAYWLEREGHELALLPVDEEGIVDRDAAYDAIDEKTAIVAVMAVNNEIGVTQPLDELAALAHDAGALFCCDAVQGYGRVPLPDGADMIAVSAHKVHGPKGIGALWLREGVEIPPLLHGGGQEQGLRSGTLSPALCAGFGAAAKLMRERAEEDAAHVQALWETAREAFSGWAINGSATRRYHGNLNIRVDGLDVARLMSDVRGVLFSAGSACASGSGRPSHVLAALGLADAQIKSSIRLGFGRYSTREELKAAADLINRAAEAQ; from the coding sequence ATGACCGATCCGATCTACCTCGATTATCAGGCGACGACGCCGATGGCGCCGGAAGCCGCTGAGGCCATGCGTCGCTGGATCGATGCCGGTTTCTACAATCCGCACAGCGCGCATCGCGGCGGATGGCAGGCAGCGGCGGCGGTGGAGGTCGCGCGCGGCCAGGTCGCGGCGCTGATGCCGGACGGCGGGCGCATGGTCTTCACCAGCGGGGCGACCGAGGCGATCAACATGGCACTGATCGGCGCGATGCGCGCCGCGCCGCCCGGACGCCGCAAGCTGGTGACCATCGCGACGGAACATGCCGCGGTGCGCGACACCGCTTACTGGCTGGAGCGGGAAGGCCATGAATTGGCTCTGTTGCCGGTCGATGAGGAAGGGATTGTTGACCGCGACGCCGCCTATGACGCGATCGACGAAAAGACAGCGATCGTCGCCGTGATGGCGGTGAATAATGAGATCGGCGTGACCCAGCCACTCGATGAACTGGCGGCCCTGGCGCATGATGCGGGCGCGCTGTTCTGTTGCGATGCGGTGCAGGGATATGGGCGTGTGCCGTTGCCCGACGGCGCGGACATGATCGCGGTCAGCGCGCACAAGGTGCATGGGCCGAAGGGTATCGGCGCACTGTGGCTGCGCGAGGGAGTGGAGATTCCGCCGCTTCTGCACGGCGGCGGTCAGGAGCAGGGGCTGCGCTCCGGCACGCTGTCACCGGCTTTGTGCGCGGGCTTCGGCGCGGCGGCAAAGCTGATGCGCGAACGGGCGGAAGAGGACGCGGCGCATGTCCAAGCGCTCTGGGAAACCGCGCGAGAAGCCTTCTCGGGGTGGGCGATCAACGGGTCGGCGACGCGACGCTATCACGGCAATCTAAATATCCGCGTGGACGGACTGGATGTCGCGCGGCTGATGTCGGACGTGCGCGGCGTGCTCTTTTCCGCCGGATCGGCCTGCGCCAGTGGTTCGGGCCGTCCGAGCCATGTGCTGGCGGCTTTGGGTCTTGCCGATGCGCAGATCAAAAGCTCCATCCGCCTCGGTTTCGGTCGGTATAGCACTCGGGAAGAACTGAAAGCCGCAGCGGACTTGATCAACCGCGCCGCCGAGGCGCAATAG
- a CDS encoding cysteine desulfurase family protein, protein MTEAPLYLDHAATTPVLPAVRAAMAEAMEQWANPSSPHAPGRAAGRMLEDARARIAAALGWDGEVILTSGASEAIGIALGRAALPVHAIGATEHDAVLRAAAQADLLPVGADGIVDFDHLSEYLAHRPNGIIALQQANNETGVIQPLDDVAQIARLNECRLFADCSQSAGKLPLPDADLIAVSAHKLGGPPGIGALLLRDLSLLTPSGGQEKGYRGGTQNLPAAVGFAVALEQDFGWLEEAVRLRAMLDSEIAGAGGEVVAADSARLPTIASYRMPGKSSQAQLVRFDMAGIAVSAGSACSSGTIKPSHVLTAMGWDAQAAGEVVRVSFGPQTSEADVQRFVRAWRTIAA, encoded by the coding sequence ATGACCGAAGCGCCGCTTTATCTGGATCATGCCGCGACCACGCCGGTGCTGCCGGCGGTGCGCGCGGCGATGGCGGAGGCGATGGAGCAGTGGGCAAATCCCAGCTCGCCCCATGCGCCGGGCCGCGCTGCCGGGCGCATGCTGGAAGATGCGCGCGCGCGCATCGCCGCCGCACTCGGCTGGGACGGCGAAGTGATTCTGACCAGCGGGGCCAGCGAAGCGATCGGTATCGCGCTTGGCCGCGCGGCCCTGCCGGTCCACGCCATCGGCGCGACCGAACATGACGCGGTGCTGCGCGCCGCCGCCCAGGCGGACCTGCTGCCGGTGGGCGCGGACGGAATCGTCGATTTCGATCATTTAAGCGAATATCTGGCGCATCGGCCCAATGGCATCATCGCGTTGCAGCAGGCGAACAACGAAACCGGCGTCATCCAGCCGCTGGACGATGTGGCGCAGATCGCGCGCCTCAACGAGTGCAGGCTGTTTGCGGACTGCTCGCAGAGCGCGGGCAAGCTGCCGCTGCCGGACGCGGACCTGATCGCGGTGTCTGCCCACAAATTGGGCGGACCGCCGGGCATCGGCGCGCTGCTTTTGCGCGATCTCTCTCTGCTCACGCCCAGCGGCGGGCAGGAAAAGGGCTATCGCGGCGGGACTCAGAATCTGCCCGCTGCGGTGGGGTTCGCGGTAGCGCTGGAGCAGGATTTCGGTTGGTTGGAAGAGGCGGTCCGCCTCCGCGCGATGCTCGATAGCGAGATCGCAGGAGCGGGCGGCGAAGTGGTTGCGGCGGACAGCGCCCGGCTGCCGACCATCGCGAGCTATCGCATGCCCGGCAAATCGAGCCAGGCGCAGCTGGTACGCTTCGACATGGCGGGCATCGCGGTTTCGGCCGGCAGCGCCTGCTCTTCGGGAACGATCAAGCCAAGCCATGTGCTTACGGCGATGGGCTGGGATGCGCAGGCCGCGGGCGAGGTGGTGCGCGTCAGCTTCGGCCCTCAGACGAGCGAGGCTGATGTCCAGCGCTTCGTGAGAGCGTGGAGAACGATTGCGGCGTGA
- the glyA gene encoding serine hydroxymethyltransferase: MSTVIERDVRRTGFFSTPLVRADHAVAEAVSAELRRQKKQIELIASENIVSEAVLEAQGSVFTNKYAEGYPGKRYYQGCAPSDSVEKLAMDRAKMLFDCAYVNVQPHSGAQANGAVLLALVQPGDTILGMSLDAGGHLTHGAAPAMSGKWFNAVQYGVREDDHLIDYDEVERLAKEHKPKLIIAGGSAYPRHIDFKRFRAIADEVGAYFQVDMAHFAGLVATGLHPSPLPHAHVVTTTTHKTLRGPRGGMILSNDEALGKKFNSAVFPGLQGGPLMHVIAAKAVAFGEALQPEFRSYSAAVIENAQALAQRLKDRGADIVSGGTDTHLALIDLRPLGVTGKDADEALERASITCNKNGIPFDPLPPTKTSGIRVGSPAGTTRGFGKAEFQEIGDMVADVLDGLKAKGEEGDPAVEADVKRRVEALCDRFPIYGEQ, translated from the coding sequence ATGAGCACTGTGATCGAACGCGACGTCCGTCGCACCGGCTTTTTCTCGACCCCGCTCGTGCGCGCCGATCATGCGGTGGCCGAGGCGGTTTCCGCAGAACTCCGCCGTCAGAAGAAGCAGATCGAACTGATCGCCTCCGAAAACATCGTCAGCGAGGCGGTGCTGGAAGCGCAAGGGTCCGTCTTCACCAACAAATATGCCGAAGGCTATCCCGGCAAGCGCTATTATCAGGGCTGTGCGCCGTCCGATTCGGTTGAAAAGCTGGCGATGGACCGCGCAAAGATGCTGTTCGACTGCGCCTATGTGAACGTGCAGCCCCATTCAGGCGCGCAGGCCAACGGCGCAGTGCTGCTCGCTCTCGTGCAGCCGGGCGATACCATCCTTGGCATGAGCCTGGATGCCGGCGGGCACCTTACCCATGGCGCCGCGCCTGCCATGTCTGGCAAATGGTTCAACGCCGTGCAATATGGCGTGCGCGAGGACGATCACCTGATCGATTATGATGAGGTCGAGCGGCTGGCGAAGGAGCATAAGCCGAAGCTCATCATTGCGGGCGGGTCGGCCTATCCGCGCCATATCGATTTCAAGCGCTTCCGCGCGATCGCGGACGAAGTGGGCGCCTATTTCCAGGTGGACATGGCGCATTTCGCCGGGCTGGTCGCCACCGGCCTGCACCCCTCCCCGCTGCCGCACGCGCATGTGGTCACCACCACCACGCATAAGACGCTGCGCGGTCCGCGTGGCGGCATGATCCTTTCGAACGACGAGGCGCTGGGCAAGAAGTTCAACAGCGCGGTGTTCCCCGGCCTGCAGGGCGGCCCGCTGATGCATGTGATCGCAGCCAAGGCGGTGGCGTTCGGCGAGGCGCTGCAGCCCGAATTCCGTAGCTATTCCGCCGCGGTAATCGAGAATGCGCAGGCCCTCGCCCAGCGCCTGAAGGATCGCGGAGCCGACATCGTCTCGGGGGGTACCGACACGCATCTCGCGCTCATCGACCTGCGCCCGCTCGGCGTGACCGGCAAGGATGCGGACGAGGCGCTGGAGCGCGCCTCCATCACCTGCAACAAGAACGGCATCCCCTTCGATCCGCTGCCGCCGACCAAGACCAGCGGCATCCGCGTGGGCTCGCCCGCCGGCACGACCCGCGGGTTCGGAAAAGCGGAGTTCCAGGAGATCGGCGATATGGTCGCGGATGTGCTCGATGGCCTGAAAGCCAAGGGCGAGGAAGGCGATCCCGCGGTGGAAGCAGACGTGAAGCGCCGCGTCGAGGCGCTGTGCGATCGCTTCCCGATCTACGGCGAACAGTAA
- a CDS encoding acyl-CoA dehydrogenase family protein: protein MALDQDTYDQLIDTITRFVTERLRPLEGQVAETDEIPDDLIEEMKELGLFGLSIPEEFGGLGLNMTEEIGIAIAMGHTSPAMRSTFGTNIGIGSQGLVMAGTDEQKAKWLPKIASGEIITSFALTEPSAGSDAASVKTKADYDEAKGVYRLNGSKRYITNADKADLFTVMARTGGEGARGVTAFLVPRDLPGLSVGQPERKMGQQGAHVCDVNFDDVEVPAENRLGAEGEGFKVAMRVLDRGRLHISGVCVGAAERLIEDMVGYAGEREQFGKPLSDFQMIQAQIADSKAECMAARALVEQTAKKRDAGENITMDCAATKLIASEMVGRVADRAVQVYGGAGYIADYGVERFYRDVRLFRIYEGTSEIQRSIIAREVMKAGG from the coding sequence ATGGCATTGGACCAAGACACTTACGACCAGCTGATCGATACGATCACCCGCTTCGTGACCGAGCGACTGCGCCCGCTCGAGGGGCAGGTTGCGGAAACAGACGAGATTCCGGACGATCTGATCGAAGAGATGAAGGAGCTCGGGCTGTTCGGGCTTTCGATTCCCGAAGAGTTTGGCGGCCTCGGCCTCAACATGACCGAAGAGATCGGCATTGCCATCGCGATGGGGCACACCTCGCCGGCCATGCGTTCAACCTTCGGCACCAATATCGGCATCGGCAGCCAGGGTCTCGTCATGGCCGGTACGGACGAGCAGAAAGCGAAGTGGCTACCGAAGATCGCGAGCGGTGAGATCATCACCAGTTTCGCGCTCACCGAGCCCAGCGCCGGATCGGACGCCGCTTCGGTCAAGACCAAGGCGGATTATGACGAGGCGAAGGGCGTCTATCGCCTGAACGGATCGAAGCGCTACATCACCAATGCCGACAAGGCGGATCTGTTCACGGTCATGGCCCGGACGGGCGGGGAGGGCGCGCGGGGCGTCACCGCTTTCCTGGTGCCCCGCGATCTGCCGGGTCTCAGCGTCGGGCAGCCCGAGCGCAAGATGGGCCAGCAGGGCGCGCATGTCTGCGACGTCAATTTCGACGATGTCGAAGTGCCCGCCGAAAATCGCCTCGGCGCGGAAGGTGAAGGCTTCAAGGTGGCGATGCGGGTGCTCGATCGCGGACGCCTCCATATCAGCGGCGTCTGCGTCGGCGCGGCCGAGCGGCTGATCGAAGACATGGTCGGCTATGCCGGCGAGCGCGAACAGTTCGGCAAGCCTTTGAGCGACTTCCAGATGATCCAGGCGCAGATTGCCGACAGCAAGGCCGAATGCATGGCGGCGCGCGCGCTGGTCGAGCAGACGGCGAAGAAGCGCGATGCGGGCGAGAACATCACGATGGACTGCGCGGCGACCAAATTGATCGCCAGCGAAATGGTGGGCCGCGTCGCCGACCGTGCGGTGCAGGTCTATGGCGGCGCGGGCTATATCGCCGATTACGGCGTCGAGCGTTTCTACCGCGACGTACGCCTGTTCCGTATCTACGAAGGCACCAGCGAAATTCAGCGCAGCATCATCGCACGCGAAGTGATGAAGGCGGGGGGCTAG
- the nrdR gene encoding transcriptional regulator NrdR, whose protein sequence is MRCPFCAHDNSQVKDSRPSEDGAAIRRRRQCESCGARFTTFERIHLREVTIVKSEGRRESFDRSKLEKSIALACRKRSVAQERIDQLVSGIQRQLETSGDSEVASQKIGQMVMDGLRQLDSVAYIRFASVYKDFTEARDFEEFAGTVKDIVKA, encoded by the coding sequence ATGCGCTGCCCGTTCTGCGCCCATGACAACAGCCAGGTGAAGGACAGCCGCCCCAGCGAGGATGGGGCGGCGATCCGGCGGCGGCGGCAGTGCGAGAGCTGCGGCGCGCGCTTCACCACGTTCGAACGCATTCACCTGCGCGAAGTCACCATCGTAAAGAGCGAAGGGCGGCGCGAAAGCTTCGACCGGTCCAAGCTGGAAAAATCGATCGCCCTCGCCTGCCGCAAACGCAGCGTGGCGCAGGAGCGGATCGATCAGCTCGTCTCCGGAATTCAGCGCCAGCTGGAAACCAGCGGGGATAGCGAAGTCGCCTCGCAGAAGATCGGCCAGATGGTGATGGATGGGCTGCGCCAGCTCGACAGTGTGGCCTATATTCGCTTCGCCTCGGTCTACAAGGATTTCACCGAAGCGCGCGATTTCGAGGAATTTGCCGGCACTGTGAAGGATATCGTCAAGGCTTGA
- a CDS encoding acyl-CoA dehydrogenase family protein, translated as MPLYLNEDQAMLQDSARPFMAEQAPVAHLRKFRDMDCKDGFSHDLWKQFGEMGFTGILASEDDGGLGMGHVEAGVVLEEIGRNLTPSPFLTTSVAGVTALNEAAASLREKYLPGIIGGETVLALAIDESAKHRPERIAMKAERSGNGFKLSGKKQFVVQGGSADALIVAARTGGSAGETDGLTLFAVDKNAANMSMESARLLDSAMAAHIEFDGVEVTADAVVGEVDQGWSVLKKVLAATRVGSASEMIGVGSGAMDMTVDYLKERKQFGRLIGEFQALQHRAAHLYSEMEIARAAVLKAQQLLDEGSDDAELWVSIAKAKAGATSDLAVREGVQMHGGMGMTDEYDIGLYMKRDRALAEFLGDANYHANRVAEMSGY; from the coding sequence ATGCCACTTTATCTCAATGAAGATCAGGCGATGCTGCAGGACAGCGCGCGCCCGTTCATGGCCGAGCAGGCCCCCGTCGCCCATCTGCGCAAGTTCCGCGACATGGATTGCAAGGACGGTTTCAGCCACGATCTGTGGAAGCAGTTCGGTGAAATGGGTTTCACCGGCATATTGGCGAGCGAAGACGATGGCGGTCTCGGCATGGGCCATGTCGAGGCAGGTGTCGTGCTGGAGGAGATTGGCCGCAATCTGACGCCGTCGCCCTTCCTCACCACGTCGGTTGCGGGCGTGACCGCGCTGAACGAGGCCGCCGCGTCGCTGCGCGAGAAATATCTGCCCGGCATCATCGGCGGTGAAACGGTGCTGGCGCTGGCGATCGATGAAAGCGCCAAGCACCGGCCCGAGCGGATCGCGATGAAGGCGGAGCGGTCCGGCAACGGCTTCAAGCTGAGCGGCAAGAAGCAGTTCGTGGTGCAGGGCGGCAGCGCCGATGCACTGATTGTCGCCGCGCGCACCGGCGGCTCGGCGGGTGAAACCGACGGGTTGACGCTGTTCGCGGTCGACAAGAATGCGGCGAACATGAGCATGGAAAGCGCGCGCCTGCTCGACAGCGCGATGGCCGCGCATATCGAGTTCGACGGCGTCGAGGTGACCGCGGATGCAGTGGTCGGCGAGGTCGATCAGGGCTGGAGCGTGCTGAAGAAAGTGCTCGCCGCCACCCGCGTCGGTTCGGCGTCGGAGATGATCGGCGTTGGTTCGGGCGCGATGGACATGACGGTGGACTATCTGAAGGAGCGCAAGCAGTTCGGCCGTCTGATCGGCGAATTCCAGGCGCTTCAGCACCGTGCGGCGCATCTCTATAGCGAGATGGAAATCGCGCGTGCTGCGGTGCTCAAGGCGCAGCAATTGCTCGACGAAGGCTCGGACGATGCCGAGCTTTGGGTCTCCATCGCCAAGGCTAAGGCCGGCGCCACCAGCGACCTTGCCGTGCGCGAAGGCGTGCAGATGCATGGCGGCATGGGCATGACCGATGAATATGACATCGGCCTCTATATGAAACGCGACCGCGCGCTCGCCGAATTCCTGGGCGATGCGAACTACCACGCCAACCGCGTCGCGGAGATGAGCGGCTATTGA
- a CDS encoding OsmC family protein: MATTNWGTARYEGLGKDGKGHVSTQSGALENQPYGFNTRFEDAPGTNPEELIAGAHASCFTMALSFALNDAGYEDGVLDTKSVVTLEKDGDGFKVSKSELTLTAQIANIEEEEFAKIAKGAKENCPLSKLLDCEITLEHTLNSEFAVG; the protein is encoded by the coding sequence ATGGCAACTACCAATTGGGGCACCGCCCGTTACGAAGGTCTCGGCAAGGACGGCAAGGGCCACGTGTCCACCCAGTCCGGCGCGCTTGAAAATCAACCCTATGGTTTCAACACCCGTTTCGAAGATGCTCCGGGCACCAATCCCGAAGAGCTGATTGCCGGTGCGCATGCCAGCTGCTTCACCATGGCCCTTTCTTTCGCACTCAACGATGCGGGCTATGAGGACGGCGTGCTTGATACCAAATCGGTCGTTACGTTGGAAAAGGACGGCGATGGCTTCAAGGTCTCCAAGTCCGAACTGACGCTGACGGCTCAGATCGCCAATATCGAGGAAGAGGAATTCGCGAAAATCGCGAAAGGCGCAAAGGAAAATTGCCCGCTGTCCAAGCTGCTCGATTGCGAAATCACTCTGGAGCATACGCTGAACAGCGAATTCGCCGTCGGCTGA
- a CDS encoding SDR family oxidoreductase, translating into MDTPKLFSLEGRTALVTGGSRGIGRMIVEGLLGAGCAKVYISARKADQLAEASEALGDKVVAIQGDVSTVDGCRALAKELSEREDKLDILVNNAGAAWGAPFEEFPEEGWDKAMDVNVKGPFYLTQALYGLLKAAGSADQPAKVINIGSIDGRKLNPWETYSYHASKAAILHLTKRMAARLIRDDIVVTAIAPGAFQSDMNKAARDHGDAVAKNIPSKRIGSAEDMAGAAVFLASRAGDYVVGSTLTVDGGIVDAGLPGNSIDAG; encoded by the coding sequence ATGGACACACCGAAACTATTCTCGCTCGAAGGCCGTACGGCGCTCGTCACCGGCGGATCGCGCGGCATCGGTCGCATGATCGTGGAAGGCCTGCTCGGCGCGGGCTGCGCAAAAGTCTATATCAGCGCGCGCAAGGCCGATCAGCTTGCCGAGGCGTCGGAAGCGCTGGGCGACAAGGTGGTCGCCATTCAGGGCGACGTTAGCACCGTCGATGGCTGTCGCGCGCTCGCCAAAGAGTTGTCGGAGCGTGAGGACAAGCTCGACATTCTGGTGAACAATGCCGGGGCCGCCTGGGGTGCGCCGTTCGAGGAGTTCCCGGAAGAGGGCTGGGACAAGGCGATGGACGTGAACGTGAAGGGCCCGTTCTACCTCACACAGGCGCTTTACGGGCTACTGAAAGCAGCAGGGTCCGCGGACCAGCCGGCCAAGGTCATCAACATCGGATCGATCGACGGGCGCAAGCTGAACCCATGGGAAACCTACAGCTATCATGCTTCCAAGGCGGCGATCCTGCATCTGACCAAGCGCATGGCCGCGCGTCTGATCCGCGACGATATTGTGGTGACGGCGATCGCCCCCGGCGCCTTCCAGTCGGACATGAACAAGGCCGCGCGAGATCATGGCGATGCGGTGGCCAAGAACATTCCGTCCAAACGCATCGGATCGGCTGAGGATATGGCGGGTGCCGCGGTGTTCCTGGCGAGCCGGGCGGGCGATTATGTTGTCGGGTCCACCCTTACCGTGGACGGCGGCATCGTTGACGCGGGGCTTCCGGGTAACAGCATCGACGCGGGTTGA
- a CDS encoding alpha/beta hydrolase: protein MPEVIIPGPEGRLEGRLSPAPRPRAPVAMILHSHPKAGRTMNERITQNLFKTFKQRGFLTLRFNFRGVGRSQGEFDNGIGELSDAAAALDWVQSFHEEAQTTWIAGHSFGAWIGMQLLMRRPEIRGFISISPPANMYDFSFLAPCPSSGIIIQGKEDDIVTPSGVQKLVDKLRTQKHITIHHDEIPRANFLYDGEQEALMASVDNYLDMRLDPNSPIK from the coding sequence ATGCCCGAAGTTATTATTCCCGGACCTGAAGGTCGGCTCGAGGGTCGTCTTTCCCCCGCCCCGCGCCCGCGCGCGCCTGTCGCCATGATCCTTCATTCTCACCCCAAAGCGGGCAGGACGATGAACGAGCGTATCACCCAGAACCTGTTCAAGACGTTCAAGCAGCGCGGGTTCCTCACCCTTCGCTTCAACTTCCGCGGCGTCGGGCGCAGCCAGGGTGAATTCGACAATGGCATCGGCGAACTGTCCGATGCCGCCGCCGCGCTGGACTGGGTGCAGAGCTTCCATGAAGAAGCGCAGACCACCTGGATCGCGGGCCACAGCTTCGGCGCGTGGATCGGCATGCAACTCTTGATGCGCCGCCCGGAAATCCGCGGTTTCATCTCGATCAGCCCGCCCGCCAATATGTATGATTTCAGCTTCCTGGCCCCCTGCCCCAGCTCGGGCATCATCATTCAGGGCAAGGAAGACGATATCGTGACCCCCAGCGGCGTGCAGAAGCTGGTCGACAAGCTACGCACGCAAAAGCACATCACGATCCATCATGACGAAATTCCGCGCGCCAACTTCCTTTACGATGGCGAACAGGAAGCGCTGATGGCGTCGGTCGACAATTATCTCGACATGCGGCTGGATCCGAACTCACCGATCAAGTGA
- a CDS encoding 2Fe-2S iron-sulfur cluster-binding protein, with product MVKVTFLSSDGETQNDVEGAPGDNLLRLGQANGQPLEGTCEGQMACSTCHVIVDADWFDRLPPASEEEEDMLDLAAGARRTSRLSCQIDLTEELDGLIVRIPAESRNMQGV from the coding sequence ATGGTGAAAGTGACTTTTCTTTCGAGCGACGGCGAAACCCAGAATGACGTTGAGGGCGCTCCCGGCGACAATCTGCTGCGATTGGGGCAAGCGAATGGCCAGCCGCTGGAAGGTACCTGCGAGGGGCAGATGGCCTGTTCGACCTGCCACGTCATCGTCGACGCGGACTGGTTCGATCGCCTGCCGCCCGCCAGCGAAGAAGAAGAGGACATGCTCGATCTTGCAGCGGGAGCCCGCCGCACCAGCCGCCTCAGTTGCCAGATCGATCTGACCGAGGAGCTGGACGGCCTCATCGTCCGCATCCCCGCCGAAAGCCGCAACATGCAGGGCGTCTGA
- the rpiB gene encoding ribose 5-phosphate isomerase B, which translates to MRIAIASDHAAIEMKAALADMMREAGHEVDDLGPMDTSSVDYPDYGYKLAEAVASGAAERGVALCGSGIGISIAVNRNPGCRSALVSEPLSAELSRSHNDANVIAMGARLIGIEQAKACLTAFLSTDFLGDRHQRRVDKLTNPPHQETAS; encoded by the coding sequence ATGCGTATCGCCATCGCGTCCGACCATGCCGCCATCGAGATGAAGGCCGCGCTCGCCGATATGATGCGCGAGGCCGGGCATGAGGTGGACGATCTGGGGCCGATGGACACAAGCAGCGTCGATTATCCTGACTATGGCTACAAGCTGGCCGAGGCGGTGGCGTCCGGAGCAGCGGAGCGCGGCGTGGCGCTGTGCGGATCGGGTATCGGCATCTCGATCGCTGTCAACCGCAACCCCGGCTGCCGCAGCGCGCTCGTCTCCGAACCGCTGTCAGCCGAACTGTCGCGTTCGCACAATGATGCGAACGTCATTGCCATGGGCGCGCGCCTGATCGGCATCGAGCAAGCCAAGGCTTGCCTCACCGCCTTCCTATCCACCGATTTCCTTGGCGATCGGCACCAGCGCCGTGTCGACAAGCTGACCAATCCCCCGCATCAGGAGACCGCATCATGA